Part of the Choloepus didactylus isolate mChoDid1 chromosome 10, mChoDid1.pri, whole genome shotgun sequence genome is shown below.
ttgaataTCAAACTTTTTTTCAGAAGGCAGAGAGTTTCTGACATTCACTTACCTTCTGGAATATTCCCTCTCTTGCCCTCTGGGAAACTATCCTCATTCTTTAATCCCAGTCTGTGTGCAAATGGAGTTGTCTTTTTCCACACACTTATTTTATGAATAGGTTTTAACTCAGATTTAGCCAAAAAGATCATTCCATGTCTCTGGCAACATGATTAATCAGAGATAGGCAAGCAATCCAACTGGAGGCAATAAGACACAATGGCACTTCTGAAGGAACTAGCGGAAGAGGAAACCCATTTTCAGCCGCACTTGAAGCTTGGAAGATGTGGCTATGTACTTGCCAGACAGACTTTCAGTGAAGCCAGTGCAGGCTATCAagccaagaaatggaaagaaatgcaATCCTGATGGAATCTTGATGGCAGCAATTAAACCCAGCCTCATCCCTACTGTCTGAGGCCATCTTTCTTCCCACATGTTTCAGGTACCTGAAAACACAATCTCTTTTTTTGTTCAAACCAGGTGAATTGTATTTGCTATCATTTACATCCAAATGATTCCTCACAACAAAGAGGACTCTTCATCCCTGGCTCCTTCTTCTGTGCCAGTTCACTAAACATTTATTACCTTCTCTGTCCCTCAGGTTGCCCTGCTATAAAAGGGGACACCTACTTCAAAGGATTGTAAAGATTTGTACCTGAACCCTGTGATCCTGCCAAACAGCACAGGTTAAGAATTATCCATCTTTTGTGTTACTGAACAAGGCAGCTTTAACTTCTCCTTACCTTGACTAAACCTTAGGCTTCTTCCTGTCTCTAGACCCCTGACTTCCCTCTCACCTTGGCCCTTACAGAATTCAGATAGTTCAGATAGAACatacttctcctggcctcaagaGTGAACTCGGGAGATAACTCCATATAATTGACATACCCCATTGCTTTACCTCCCCCTCCAGTACATTCTTACAGGCTCACACCAGTCCTTAAAAACTCTTCTGCCCTCTGCTTCAGCTGAGTTGaactctctttccctcccctaGTTGGATAGCCTTCTGCTCTCTATCACAATAGCcttctggtttctctctctcctatTGCATATAGCTTTAAATAAAATCATCTTGCCTGTTTAGCATTGTTCAGTGCAATTATTTCTTTGacggattaaatgggataatatatataaaaacatgaaTTTGTTCCATAATACTGAAATGCAGCAAgcagtatttaatttttataaatcatGTTAAATCTGGCCCAAAGTCTCCATGTAAAGAGGTAGAAGACACCCCATATTAGGTGTTATTGTGGACCTTTTGCCTGTTTAGTTTCTTGTAGGAAAAATCCTCTGATTGTGGTTCCATCATGGTTGCCTTTGAGATGTTCATTGTCCAAGCCCATTTGACCTTTGAAAAGGCCAGTGGCTACACAGTGTCTAGGCCAAGTGTGAGCACCACAGTGTTTTATTGCAGTTTTCAAGATAATGGGCTTGATGATTAGTCATCCCAGAAACATTTCATCTCCTTAAGAAATCCTTTTGCCTCCTGGAGGACTTCCACATGGGTCCCTTCCACTACAGGGAACCCAACCTTACATTGTTTTCCTCAAGTCATCTGAGGCACTGCTACTATTAAGCAACTTTCCCTCTTTTCAACTGAGCACCTGCATCAACCCCTATCTCCTTCCTAGGAATGCCCAGTTAAATGCCATTCCCACAGGAGAGTCTGGATAGGAATGTATAACATGTGCCTCCCAACTTTTGTTTTGGGCCAGGAAATGTGAAAGCCATTAATAACTCCTAGGACTGGAAGCCTAGAGCTTCGTGGAACAAAAGCAGAAAGTTAAACTTTCTTCCCACTGGGGAGCAGCTCTTCCATTTCCTCAAGGTGCCCTTACAGGCAGGGACACCTCATTGCCAAGCTCAAAATTTGCTTTCCAGAAAGGTCAACATTCCATACTTGACAGATTGCTCTGCaacaccttcccagctccaagaTGGTCCCAGCCAACCCAGTGTCCAGCACAGCACAGCAATCCCTATCCACAAAACCCACCAACCTCTTTTTTCAGGAAAATGTTCCTATTTATGACCCCTTTAAGAGCTGCAAGTTCCATTCTCCCTACGGCTCTACAGTATGTGACAGGGTACAGGAAGGGGAAAGGGTGAGCTGCTATCCATTTTCATTAGAGTAAGGCAAGAGGTGCATGCAGATCATGACCCATTTCCCAAAACTTCATGAGGGGAAAAAGGGGCTCTTGGGGAGGGTGACATTTATTCCTCACCAGAAGATCCAGAAGTAAGATTTCTCCCTACCTCTGTCTTTAGAGCCTAAACACACCCCCTGCATCCAATTCCAAAACTTGCTATTATATAGAGGAGGCAATGGGGATTTCGGGCTGTATTTTGCCAGagtcccccatcccaccatacAGCTGCATATACTTGAGGAAAGCAAGGGAGCAACTGAAAAGTTGAACTGAGCAAAGTTCTGGACTTAAAGGGTGTTACTCACTTTAAAAAGGCCTCAGTGTTTTTAGAATAAACTGTATTATAATAAtatgatgaaaaaataaagtgTTCTAAACACAGGACTTATGATCAAGTTCAAATAAAGGAACCTAGGATAAAACTGGGAGGGCCACTGTCAGGCTGCCTCCGGGAGACTGGTCACCTTTTTGAAGCCAAAGGAGGCCATCGGTAAGAGCTGAATTAACACCTTCCTTTCCCTAAGGACAAGCCCCAACATTCCCAAAACCCATGCCCTGATACAGCACACACAGGAGACACCACTCTCGTAttagaagaaatgtttattggGGAGGATCAATATTCTCGATTGTACTAAAGAAAAACTGTTCTCATCAAAGGATGTGCCGCCAAGAAAACAGAGAGGATTTCTCAACAAAGAATGACTTATTCTTGCGGGGGGAATTTTCCTCCCTGGAAATGCTGGAGACACATTTTCCTCCTGGAAAGGAGAGACCAATCTCTGAGGCTGCCTTCAGCAGTGGGGAAGACGGCCTGAGGCACCTGGCACTCTTGAGACATGCAGGTGGGGCTTGAAGGGGACTCAGGCTCCCTGAGAGCCATGGATGGGGGATAGCTCTGACACAAGAGCTGGTCCTCAAATCCCAGAACATTCTGGGGGTGTCTTTCCCTGCCTCTGATCCGTCTAACACGTGTAGGACGGCTGGAACCAGCCGACACAGACTCTTGGCTGCTAGTGTCAGTACCTGACACTTCACAGAAGGGAATTCTGTAGCTGGAAGAAGGCCCCACTTCCAACTTTGTCTGCTCCTGCAGTTCTGCCTCCTGCTGACTTAATGCTGAGGCCTGAAGTCCATGGCTACATCTGAGTTTCTCTTCTAGCATATTCCCAATGGCTGTCATGAGTTTCTGAGCTTCAGGAGTCCCACAGCTCATCAAGACAGCTTTATTTTCAACTGGGCGTAGGCGCTTCACAGAGGCCAGCATGGACTTGGCTTTTTGCAGGGAACTGCCCAGCCTTAGGCTTTTGCACTTGGAATGGAGCCACTGAAGAAATTGCCTTATCAATTTTCTGAAGCAGCTTTCAGGAGGAGACTGTTCCTTCTGTGCTAAGGACAGGGAAGACATCTTCCAAAGCATCTCCTCTGGTATCCTGCTCTGGGTAGGGTGGCTCTTCCATCTGACTTTGGATGTCCCTAATCCTGAATTCTCTCTTCCATATTCTCCTGCTTTGGGTCCttgaagtttccttctctttgcagCTGGTGGGAAATTCTTATCCTGGCACATCCCTGAGACATGTATAGGGAACCAGGGCTGCTGCCCCTGCTCCATGCTGATTGCTCTGTCCTCCAACTGGGCACACAGCACCTTGGAAACTAAGGACTTGGAAGACAAGCTGTCTGATGTAAGGGACAGGTCAGTGGGACAATCTTGAGCCTGGCTAGGCTCCTTACGCTCAAATTTAAACTTTAACTCATTAATCAGCTGCTTTTGCAGGTATGATAGTTTGGGATCTTGGGAAACCGATATTCTTGGCAACGGGGGGCATTCAGTGATCAGAGTAGTTTCTAATTTGCTCATATCTACATTTTTCATTCGGGATTTTCCCAGCTCACTGGTTGTCCAGATGTTACTAGATTGTGATTCCAGAGCACAGAGCTCCCTAGCCTTAAATATCTCCCTAGACACATTGGCCCAGAGAAAATGTTTTAACTTTATGTCCAACATCCTTTTGTCCTGAAGCATTTCTACTCTATTACTGGAACTTACTGGCTGGTCCCTTGGCTGATATCCAGCCCTGTCTTGACTGGCAAGCAACTCTGGACTGTGTCTTTTGGCTGTTACAGTCTCACTCTGACACATGTTGTCTACGGTGCTATACGTGAAGGGCAGAAACATCTGTCTACCATCCTCAGCTGTCTGGAAGTCCTCTACAAGTTCATGATCAATATCAGAGGGTGATTGTCTCTTGGCACCCTGTCCTTTCATGCCCACAGATGAGGTAGCAGGGAGAGAATGATCCAGGATGGGGACTGAAATTGTTGTTAGCACCTCATCTCCTTGAAAAGCTTGAGTGTGTCTTCTAAAGGTCTTGGAAATCTTGGCTTTGGAGTTGACCCCAGAAATTAGAGTGGCTGAGGAAGGAAAGTTGATTTGAGGAAGTGCCCATGGTTGGGCTTTTCTCAATGCATAGAATTTTACGGATTCTAGAACCTTGAGGGGCAGTCCCCACCTCTGACTCAATTGAAATCTTAAAAGATGGTCTTCTAGCACCTCTTGGGTGTTAAGGTCAAGGAAAGAAAGCTGCAGAGTGGTAGTTGGGTGGTAGTCACCCGCAACCAATGGATCCAAATTTCTGTCTTCCATATTGATATGAGAACACTCAGGAGGAGGTGATGTATTGATGTCAGCAAGCCATGAACGACACACAGCTAAAGGGATTCTATCCTCAGTGATCTGCCAAAACTTCTTCCACAAATGACACTGTAGGATGCTCTTCCTTTTATTCTCATCTATGTAATCCCTTGAGACAGTTAATAATTCATTTCCTGAGTCCTTCCTTGAGTGGCTTATGCAGTCACTTACTGTCTCCTTCTCAAAGGCTGCACCCGGACCCTTCACTATGTACTTTTCTGAGAATTGTGATGAGTTGTCTTTGGGGCCCTCCCTCAGACTGTGCCCAAGATTCTTCCCCATGTCTTTCCTTAGATGACACTTGGATGAGACCTCCTCATGGAAACTTCCTCGTTGACTCAATTCAATCTTTGCTAGGTTGCTACTGCTCTGGCCCAGAAACTCAGAGAATTGTGGGAGCTCACGGCTGCATTTCTGCTgagatttttctgttaatttgcaCTGAGGCTGCATTTCTAGGGACTGTTGACTCCTAGAAGCCAGGAGGGACTTGTTTGGGATTAACCTCTTTGGAACATTGAACTCCAGTTCTTCCTGGGGTTTTCTACTCCTAGGAAAAGGCTGAGGAAGGATGGATGTTGGAACATAGACCTCAGAGGACTGACAGGACAGTGGAATGTTGGCAGCTGAAAGGCAAAAGGTTTCTTGAGATTGCTGGAGCACAGGGGCTAAATCCCACAAATTTTCCTGTTGTTTCTGCAACAAGTGCCATTCCAGATGAGGAATTGCAGTTGGAATGAGAGACTGTACATCATTCAGTGCCCTGTGGAAAGACACTCCACAGGACCTAATCTGGGGTGGAGAATATGATGGCAGGATTGGGATTGGGGATTGGAGGTGGACCTGGGGCTGAACCTGAGTGAGATGTAGGGGCTGTAGTTGGGCCTGGGTTGGAGGTAAGGGTAGGAGTTCTACATTGGGAAGGGGAAGGGGTTGGGTCTTGGGAAGTGGTGAGGATACTTTATCCTTCATTTGGACTGTGGGAGTCTTACAGATTCCATTGAATAAGACAAAGGGACAATCTAGCGGGGAATAACTACCAGAGACAAGGAGAGTAGCCACTAAGGACTCACTGTGCAGAGAGGGGAGACCCCAGAACAGCTGGCTATAATTCTGcaggaagttttcccccaaaagttTGATATATAATAGATGTTGAGAAATGGggagctgttctggtttgccttCAGTGTTCCAGCCAGTTTGGGGGGCTTTGGTGTACTGCTCATCAGCACATGGCTGCAGTGAATTCTTTGAAGACGTCAGTTCATATTCTGACCACATTTGATTTGGAAATCGTCCCtgatccttttctttcttctccaaaaTCATAGGGCCAAGGAAAGACATGTCACTGGCCTCTACATGCTTGGTTGCAGAGTCTCCCCAGAGACAGGCCTGTGATAGATGGAGGGCAACATGCTTTTGTTGAAAATCAGAGGGTGTTAATGTGGGGAGAGACAAGTTCTTGGCATGAGCTTGCCAACGGGGGAATTCTGGAATAGACAGGCTCGAAGGGTCAGCGCCTGTGATTGTTGAGCAATAGGCAGCCAACCCAGCAGGGCTATCTGGAGATGAGTTCTGTGGTACAGGCTTCAGTGAGATTGAGACTAATTGAGATTGAGTCACTGTTAAAGCACAGTCTGGTGGTGGTGAAGCAGACAGGGTTGGTGGTGCACGATTACTAGCAAATGAATCAGTGGTATTCATTGCATGGGACAAATTTGTTGCACCATTGATATCTTGAGAGAGGGTGGGGTCAAGTGCAAAGACGGTATTTAGAGACAAAGCAGTCTCTGGTTGAAGAAGATCTACTCCCTGAGTGTGATATGGCGGAAGAGGGGGAAGGCAAGTGGTTGGAGTAGAAAATAGTCCATAGGGAATTTGGAATCCAAGGGGGAAAAAGACTCTGGTGGCAAGGAGTCACCCAGTGGTGAGGGTGAAAGAAAGTCAACTAAGGGGGTCATCAGTTCTGGTGAGAGAATAGTAGAGAGAGGTGGACAAGGCTCACAACGATGGGTTGGTATTAGGTCTGCCAGAGGGTCTGCTGAGAAGGTGGAGGTTCTCAGAGAGAGCGATGACTCAGTCACGGGAGCTGTAGAAGACAAAGGAGATACAGAGGAAGCAGCTTCCTCCAGGGGCTCCCCAAACAGCAGCCAATTGACCTCAGCAGTTGCTCTATTACGCACCTCACAGAAGGGATCTGGACATAACAGTCATTGAAACCTGCCCTTATCAAGGTGCTGGCCCAGGTGGCTACAGAGATAGGAGGAACAAAGCTGCAGCCAAGACCAGAACAAACATCTGGGAGCCTGGCAGTTCTGGCAGTGGAGAAGCACGCAGAGAACACTGTCCTTTCACATTCCCCCAGTTCCTTGATCTCATGATATACCTTTTATCCCTCTCCCCAAAGCACTCCCATTTGGTTCTCTATGGATTTTCCCTCCCATACCAGCCCCCATCTTCACTGAGGTCCTGGAATTGCATAGACTTTGCTAGAAAGAGGGACAGAGGAAATAAGGGACGTGTTTAATCACCTTTGCAGAAGAGAAAGTAGATTTCTTGCCTCCTCTACATCTCTCTGGCAAGCTCTCCAACATGGGAAACCAGAAGACTGAGTTACAAAAGACTATTGAAGgcgggcggggcaagatggcagactggtgagctgtatgttttagttactcctccaggaaagtaggtagaaagccaggaactgtgtggactggacaccacagagcaatctgtctttgggcatacttcatacaacactcacgaaaatgtcgaactgctgagatcagcgaaatctgtaagtttttgcagccagggtacccgcgcccctccctaccaggctcagtcccgtgggaggaggggctgtcagctccaggaaggagaagggagaactgcagtggcagcccttatcggaaactcattctactgatccaactccaaccatagatagactgagaccagacaccagagaatctgagagcagccagcccagcagagaggagacaggcatagagaaaaaaaaacaacacgataaactccaaaataaaagcagatgatttttggagttctggtgaacacagaaaggggaagggcggagctcaggccttgaggcgcatatgcaaatcccgaagaaaagctgatctctctgccctgtggacctttccttaatggccctggttgctttgtctattagcatttcaataacccattagatctctgaggagggccctttttttttttttttttaatccttttttctttttctaaaacaattactctaagaagcccaatacagaaagcttcaaagactttcaatttgcgcatgtcaagtcaagagcagaactaagagagctctgagacaaaaagcaataatccagtggctgagaaaattcactaaacaccacaacttcccaagaaaaggggggtgtccgctcacagccaccatcctggtggacaggaaacactcctgcccatcgccagccccatagcccagaactgcccctgACAACGCAgcgtgacggaagtgcttcaaataacaggcacacaccacaaaactgggcgtggacatcagccttccctgcaacctcagctgattgtcccagagttgggaaggtggagcagtgtgaattaacaaagccccattcagtcatcatttgagcagactgggagcctccctacacagcccagcagcccagaactgccctggggggacgacactcacctgtgacatagcacagtcatccctcaacagaggacccagggtgcacagcctggaagaggggcccacttgcaagtctcaggagccatacgccaataccaaggacttgtgggtcagtggcagagacaaactgtggcaggactgaactgaaggattagactattgcagcagctttaaaactttaggatcaccagggagatttgattgttagggccaccccccctccccgactgcccagaaacacgccccacatacagggcaggcaacaccaactacacacgcaagcttggtacaccaattgggccccacaagactcactcccccactcaccaaaaaggctaagcaggggagaactggcttgtggagaacaggtggctcgtggacgccacctgctggttagttagagaaagtgtactccacgaagctgtagatctgataaattagagataaggacttcaataggtctacaaaccctaaaagaaccctatcaagttcagcaaatgccacgaggccaaaaacaacagaaaattataaagcatatgaaaaaaacagacgatatggataacccaagcccaagcacccaaatcaaaagaccagaagagacacagcacctagagcagctactcaaagaactaaagatgaacaatgagaccatagtacgggatataaaggaaatcaagaagactctagaagagcataaagaagacattgcaagactaaataaaaaaatggatgatcttatggaaattaaagaaactgttgaccaaattaaaaagattctggacactcatagtacaagactagaggaagttgaacaacgaatcagtgacctggcagatgacagaatggaaaatgaaagcatgaaagaaagaatggggaaaaaaattgaaaaaatcgaaatggacctcagggatatgatagataatatgaaacgtccaaatataagactcattggtgtcccagaaggggaagaaaagggtaaaggtctaggaagagtattcaaagaaattgttggggaaaacttcccaaatcttctaaacaacataaatacacaaatcataaatgctcagcgaaccccaaatagaataaatccaaataaacccactccgagacatatactgatcacactgtcaaacacagaagagaaggagcaagttctgaaagcagcaagagaaaagcaattcaccacatacaaaggaaacagcataagactaagtagtgactactcagcagccaccatggaggcaagaaggcagtggcacaatatatttaaaattctgaatgagaaaaatttccagccaagaatactttatccagcaaagctctccttcaaatttgagggagagcttaaatttttcacagacaaacaaatgctgagagaatttgctaacaagagacctgccctactggagatactaaagggagccctacagacagagaaacaaagacaggacagagagacttggagaaaggttcagtactaaagagattcggtatgggtgcaataaaggatattaatagagagagggaaaaatacggcaaacataaaccaaaggataagatggccgattcaagaaatgccttcacggttataacgttgaatgtaaatggattaaactccccaattaaaagatatagattcgcagaatggatcaaaaaaaatgaaccatcaatatgttgcatacaagagactcatcttagacacagggacacaaagaaactgaaagtgaaaggatggaaaaaaatatttcatgcaagctacagccaaaagaaagcaggtgtagcaatattaatctcagataaaatagacttcaaatgcagggatgttttgagagacaaagaaggccactacatactaataaaaggggcaattcagcaagaagaaataacaatcgtaaatgtctatgcacccaatcaaggtgccacaaaatacatgagagaaacactggcaaaactaaaggaagcaattgatgtttccacaataattgtgggagacttcaacacatcactctctcctatagatagatcaaccagacagaagaccaataaggaaattgaaaacctaaacaatctgataaatgaattagatttaacagacatatacaggacattacatcccaaatcaccaggatacacatacttttctagtgctcatggaactttctccagaatagatcatatgctgggacataaaacaagcctcaataaatttaaaaagattgaaattattcaaagcacattctctgaccacaatggaa
Proteins encoded:
- the LOC119545154 gene encoding spermatogenesis-associated protein 31D1-like; this encodes MNTTDSFASNRAPPTLSASPPPDCALTVTQSQLVSISLKPVPQNSSPDSPAGLAAYCSTITGADPSSLSIPEFPRWQAHAKNLSLPTLTPSDFQQKHVALHLSQACLWGDSATKHVEASDMSFLGPMILEKKEKDQGRFPNQMWSEYELTSSKNSLQPCADEQYTKAPQTGWNTEGKPEQLPISQHLLYIKLLGENFLQNYSQLFWGLPSLHSESLVATLLVSGSYSPLDCPFVLFNGICKTPTVQMKDKVSSPLPKTQPLPLPNVELLPLPPTQAQLQPLHLTQVQPQVHLQSPIPILPSYSPPQIRSCGVSFHRALNDVQSLIPTAIPHLEWHLLQKQQENLWDLAPVLQQSQETFCLSAANIPLSCQSSEVYVPTSILPQPFPRSRKPQEELEFNVPKRLIPNKSLLASRSQQSLEMQPQCKLTEKSQQKCSRELPQFSEFLGQSSSNLAKIELSQRGSFHEEVSSKCHLRKDMGKNLGHSLREGPKDNSSQFSEKYIVKGPGAAFEKETVSDCISHSRKDSGNELLTVSRDYIDENKRKSILQCHLWKKFWQITEDRIPLAVCRSWLADINTSPPPECSHINMEDRNLDPLVAGDYHPTTTLQLSFLDLNTQEVLEDHLLRFQLSQRWGLPLKVLESVKFYALRKAQPWALPQINFPSSATLISGVNSKAKISKTFRRHTQAFQGDEVLTTISVPILDHSLPATSSVGMKGQGAKRQSPSDIDHELVEDFQTAEDGRQMFLPFTYSTVDNMCQSETVTAKRHSPELLASQDRAGYQPRDQPVSSSNRVEMLQDKRMLDIKLKHFLWANVSREIFKARELCALESQSSNIWTTSELGKSRMKNVDMSKLETTLITECPPLPRISVSQDPKLSYLQKQLINELKFKFERKEPSQAQDCPTDLSLTSDSLSSKSLVSKVLCAQLEDRAISMEQGQQPWFPIHVSGMCQDKNFPPAAKRRKLQGPKAGEYGRENSGLGTSKVRWKSHPTQSRIPEEMLWKMSSLSLAQKEQSPPESCFRKLIRQFLQWLHSKCKSLRLGSSLQKAKSMLASVKRLRPVENKAVLMSCGTPEAQKLMTAIGNMLEEKLRCSHGLQASALSQQEAELQEQTKLEVGPSSSYRIPFCEVSGTDTSSQESVSAGSSRPTRVRRIRGRERHPQNVLGFEDQLLCQSYPPSMALREPESPSSPTCMSQECQVPQAVFPTAEASSWCSETSGGTKDDGRDFRRGGPAQRALGGGATAAHPRPGVGTEGATVWLRGGVSGKRLPFRPLDYVTASGRQKLRFVSKTALAKVFGCLSYVCSAPPEGFCGPFTLGLHPPPPLRGPDLRRCSDLASELGLLEMGPSSAGIQGGSNSTSAEGGLRHVTSLRQPSREALDHWAVKGRS